The Bos indicus x Bos taurus breed Angus x Brahman F1 hybrid chromosome 13, Bos_hybrid_MaternalHap_v2.0, whole genome shotgun sequence genome includes a region encoding these proteins:
- the AHCY gene encoding adenosylhomocysteinase codes for MSDKLPYKVADISLAAWGRKALDLAENEMPGLMHMREMYSASKPLKGARIAGCLHMTVETAVLIETLVALGAEVRWSSCNIFSTQDHAAAAIAKAGIPVYAWKGETDEEYLWCIEQTLYFKDGPLNMILDDGGDLTNLIHTKYPQLLSGIRGISEETTTGVHNLYKMMAKGILKVPAINVNDSVTKSKFDNLYGCRESLIDGIKRATDVMIAGKVAVVAGYGDVGKGCAQALRGFGARVIITEIDPINALQAAMEGYEVTTMDEACQEGNIFVTTTGCTDIILGQHFEQMKDDAIVCNIGHFDVEIDVKWLNENAVEKVNIKPQVDRYLLKNGRRIILLAEGRLVNLGCAMGHPSFVMSNSFTNQVLAQIELWTHPDKYPVGVHFLPKKLDEAVAEAHLGKLNVKLTKLTEKQAQYLGVSREGPFKPDHYRY; via the exons ATGTCGGACAAGCTGCCTTACAAAGTCG CTGACATCAGCCTGGCCGCTTGGGGACGCAAGGCCCTGGAcctggcagagaatgagatgccgGGCCTGATGCACATGCGAGAAATGTACTCGGCCTCCAAGCCTCTGAAGGGCGCTCGCATTGCTGGCTGCCTGCACATGACCGTGGAGACCGCCGTCCTCATTGAGACCCTCGTTGCCCTGGGTGCTGAG GTGCGGTGGTCCAGCTGCAatatcttctccacccaggaccATGCAGCAGCTGCCATTGCCAAGGCTGGCATTCCAG TGTACGCCTGGAAGGGTGAAACGGATGAGGAGTACCTGTGGTGCATTGAACAGACGCTGTACTTCAAGGACGGGCCCCTCAACATGATTCTGGACGACGGTGGTGACCTCACCAACCTCATCCACACCAAGTACCCGCAGCTCCTGTCAG GCATCCGAGGCATCTCTGAAGAGACCACAACGGGGGTCCACAACCTGTACAAGATGATGGCCAAAGGGATCCTGAAGGTGCCGGCCATCAATGTCAATGACTCTGTCACCAAG AGCAAGTTTGACAACCTCTATGGCTGCCGGGAGTCCCTCATAGATGGCATCAAGCGGGCCACAGATGTCATGATTGCGGGCAAGGTGGCGGTGGTTGCAGGCTATGGCGACGTGGGCAAGGGCTGTGCCCAGGCCCTGAGGGGATTTGGGGCCCGCGTCATCATCACGGAGATTGACCCCATCAACGCACTTCAAGCTGCCATGGAGG GCTACGAGGTGACCACCATGGATGAGGCCTGTCAGGAGGGCAACATCTTTGTCACCACCACGGGCTGTACTGACATCATTCTTGGCCA GCACTTTGAACAGATGAAGGATGATGCCATTGTGTGTAACATTGGGCACTTTGACGTGGAGATCGATGTCAAGTGGCTGAACGAGAACGCTGTGGAGAAGGTGAACATCAAGCCCCAG GTGGATCGCTACTTGTTGAAGAACGGACGCCGCATCATCCTGCTGGCCGAGGGCCGGCTGGTCAACCTGGGCTGTGCCATGGGCCATCCTAGCTTTGTGATGAGCAACTCCTTCACCAACCAGGTCCTGGCGCAGATCGAGCTCTGGACCCACCCAGACAAGTACCCCGTCGGAGTCCACTTCCTGCCCAAGAAG CTGGATGAAGCAGTGGCTGAAGCCCACCTGGGCAAGCTGAATGTGAAGCTGACCAAGCTGACTGAGAAGCAGGCCCAGTACCTGGGCGTGTCCCGTGAAGGCCCGTTCAAGCCTGATCACTACCGCTACTGA